A region of Corvus cornix cornix isolate S_Up_H32 chromosome 3, ASM73873v5, whole genome shotgun sequence DNA encodes the following proteins:
- the CNR1 gene encoding cannabinoid receptor 1 isoform X3, translated as MRLSAAGCWGVSHRSHLPTHWNSLALILLVCKRLGNLVLSSKLYCSSPYGIRISSDAFFCPPSLSETNKTGVMKSILDGLADTTFRTITTDLLYVGSNDIQYEDMKGDMASKLGYYPQKFPLSSFRGDPFQEKMTGGDDSLLTIIPSDQVNITEFYNKSLSTFKDNEENIQCGENFMDMECFMILNPSQQLAIAVLSLTLGTFTVLENLLVLCVILHSRSLRCRPSYHFIGSLAVADLLGSVIFVYSFVDFHVFHRKDSPNVFLFKLGGVTASFTASVGSLFLTAIDRYISIHRPLAYKRIVTRPKAVVAFCVMWTIAIVIAVLPLLGWNCKKLNSVCSDIFPLIDETYLMFWIGVTSVLLLFIVYAYMYILWKAHSHAVRMLQRGTQKSIIIQSTEDGKVQITRPDQTRMDIRLAKTLVLILVVLIICWGPLLAIMVYDVFGKMNKLIKTIFAFCSMLCLLNSTVNPIIYALRSKDLRHAFRSMFPTCEGTAQPLDNSMESDCQHKHANNTGNVHRAAESCIKSTVKIAKVTMSVSTDTTAEAL; from the coding sequence GATTTCCTCCGATGCATTTTTCTGTCCCCCAAGTCTCTCTGAAACCAACAAGACTGGGGTTATGAAGTCAATTCTAGATGGCCTCGCAGATACCACTTTCCGAACAATCACGACAGATCTCCTTTACGTGGGCTCCAACGATATCCAGTACGAAGACATGAAAGGCGACATGGCATCCAAGCTGGGGTACTACCCCCAGAAgttccctctttcctccttcaggGGAGAtcctttccaagaaaaaatgACTGGAGGAGATGATTCCCTGTTGACCATTATTCCTTCAGATCAGGTCAACATCACAGAGTTTTACAACAAGTCCCTGTCCACCTTTAAGGATAATGAGGAGAATATACAGTGTGGGGAGAACTTTATGGATATGGAGTGTTTTATGATCCTgaaccccagccagcagctagCCATCGCCGTACTGTCGCTCACCCTGGGCACCTTCACAGTCCTAGAGAACCTTCTTGTCCTGTGTGTCATCCTCCACTCCCGAAGCCTCCGGTGTAGACCCTCCTACCATTTCATCggcagcctggctgtggccGACCTCCTTGGCAGTGTGATTTTTGTCTACAGTTTTGTGgatttccatgttttccatcGGAAGGATAGCCCCAATGTCTTCTTGTTCAAACTGGGTGGAGTTACAGCCTCCTTCACTGCCTCTGTAGGTAGCCTTTTCCTCACGGCAATAGACCGGTACATCTCTATACACAGGCCACTAGCTTATAAAAGGATTGTTACCCGACCAAAGGCTGTCGTAGCATTTTGTGTGATGTGGACCATTGCTATTGTAATAGCCGTTCTTCCTCTGCTCGGCTGGAACTGCAAAAAACTTAATTCTGTTTGTTCGGACATATTCCCTCTCATCGATGAGACGTACCTGATGTTCTGGATCGGGGTCACCAGCGTCCTCTTGTTGTTCATTGTCTATGCCTACATGTACATTCTGTGGAAGGCTCACAGCCACGCTGTTCGCATGCTGCAGCGAGGCACACAGAAAAGCATAATCATTCAGTCGACGGAGGATGGTAAGGTACAGATCACTAGGCCTGATCAAACTCGTATGGACATCAGGTTAGCCAAAACCTTGGTCCTTATCCTAGTCGTTTTAATCATATGCTGGGGCCCTCTCCTCGCCATCATGGTGTATGATGTCTTTGGGAAAATGAACAAGCTCATCAAGACTATCTTTGCCTTCTGTAGCATGCTCTGTTTGCTGAATTCAACAGTGAATCCCATCATCTACGCTCTGAGGAGCAAGGACTTGCGACACGCTTTCCGCAGCATGTTCCCCACCTGTGAAGGGACTGCGCAGCCCCTGGATAACAGCATGGAGTCTGACTGCCAGCACAAACATGCCAACAACACAGGGAATGTGCACAGGGCTGCCGAGAGCTGCATTAAGAGCACAGTTAAGATTGCCAAAGTTACCATGTCTGTCTCCACGGACACAACTGCTGAAGCGTTGTAA
- the CNR1 gene encoding cannabinoid receptor 1 isoform X4 gives MKSILDGLADTTFRTITTDLLYVGSNDIQYEDMKGDMASKLGYYPQKFPLSSFRGDPFQEKMTGGDDSLLTIIPSDQVNITEFYNKSLSTFKDNEENIQCGENFMDMECFMILNPSQQLAIAVLSLTLGTFTVLENLLVLCVILHSRSLRCRPSYHFIGSLAVADLLGSVIFVYSFVDFHVFHRKDSPNVFLFKLGGVTASFTASVGSLFLTAIDRYISIHRPLAYKRIVTRPKAVVAFCVMWTIAIVIAVLPLLGWNCKKLNSVCSDIFPLIDETYLMFWIGVTSVLLLFIVYAYMYILWKAHSHAVRMLQRGTQKSIIIQSTEDGKVQITRPDQTRMDIRLAKTLVLILVVLIICWGPLLAIMVYDVFGKMNKLIKTIFAFCSMLCLLNSTVNPIIYALRSKDLRHAFRSMFPTCEGTAQPLDNSMESDCQHKHANNTGNVHRAAESCIKSTVKIAKVTMSVSTDTTAEAL, from the coding sequence ATGAAGTCAATTCTAGATGGCCTCGCAGATACCACTTTCCGAACAATCACGACAGATCTCCTTTACGTGGGCTCCAACGATATCCAGTACGAAGACATGAAAGGCGACATGGCATCCAAGCTGGGGTACTACCCCCAGAAgttccctctttcctccttcaggGGAGAtcctttccaagaaaaaatgACTGGAGGAGATGATTCCCTGTTGACCATTATTCCTTCAGATCAGGTCAACATCACAGAGTTTTACAACAAGTCCCTGTCCACCTTTAAGGATAATGAGGAGAATATACAGTGTGGGGAGAACTTTATGGATATGGAGTGTTTTATGATCCTgaaccccagccagcagctagCCATCGCCGTACTGTCGCTCACCCTGGGCACCTTCACAGTCCTAGAGAACCTTCTTGTCCTGTGTGTCATCCTCCACTCCCGAAGCCTCCGGTGTAGACCCTCCTACCATTTCATCggcagcctggctgtggccGACCTCCTTGGCAGTGTGATTTTTGTCTACAGTTTTGTGgatttccatgttttccatcGGAAGGATAGCCCCAATGTCTTCTTGTTCAAACTGGGTGGAGTTACAGCCTCCTTCACTGCCTCTGTAGGTAGCCTTTTCCTCACGGCAATAGACCGGTACATCTCTATACACAGGCCACTAGCTTATAAAAGGATTGTTACCCGACCAAAGGCTGTCGTAGCATTTTGTGTGATGTGGACCATTGCTATTGTAATAGCCGTTCTTCCTCTGCTCGGCTGGAACTGCAAAAAACTTAATTCTGTTTGTTCGGACATATTCCCTCTCATCGATGAGACGTACCTGATGTTCTGGATCGGGGTCACCAGCGTCCTCTTGTTGTTCATTGTCTATGCCTACATGTACATTCTGTGGAAGGCTCACAGCCACGCTGTTCGCATGCTGCAGCGAGGCACACAGAAAAGCATAATCATTCAGTCGACGGAGGATGGTAAGGTACAGATCACTAGGCCTGATCAAACTCGTATGGACATCAGGTTAGCCAAAACCTTGGTCCTTATCCTAGTCGTTTTAATCATATGCTGGGGCCCTCTCCTCGCCATCATGGTGTATGATGTCTTTGGGAAAATGAACAAGCTCATCAAGACTATCTTTGCCTTCTGTAGCATGCTCTGTTTGCTGAATTCAACAGTGAATCCCATCATCTACGCTCTGAGGAGCAAGGACTTGCGACACGCTTTCCGCAGCATGTTCCCCACCTGTGAAGGGACTGCGCAGCCCCTGGATAACAGCATGGAGTCTGACTGCCAGCACAAACATGCCAACAACACAGGGAATGTGCACAGGGCTGCCGAGAGCTGCATTAAGAGCACAGTTAAGATTGCCAAAGTTACCATGTCTGTCTCCACGGACACAACTGCTGAAGCGTTGTAA